In the genome of Metabacillus litoralis, the window CTGGTAAGGATTGAGCGAATTTTTCTGGATCCTGCTTAATGGCTGGAAAAGTATCATAATGGATGGGCACGACTTTCTTTGCATTTAGCCAAAGAGCTGCGTCCTTTGCGTCTTCAGGCCCCATTGTTAGATTATCTCCTATTGGTAAAAATGCAAGGTCTATTGAATTTCGTTCCCCAATCATTTTCATATCAGTAAAGAGTGCAGTATCACCTGCATGATAGATTGTTTTGCCTTCAGATGTTAATAGAACACCTGATGGCATACCAGTATAAATAACGGTACCATCCGGCTCTTGATAGCTAGACCCATGAAAAGCCTGTGTTAGTTTAACTCTACCAAAATCAAAATCATATGCCCCCCCAATATTCATTGGGTGAATATCAATTCCATTTTTCCCTATGTAAACCGCCAGCTCGTATGGGGCAATAACTAAAGCATTATTTTTCTTGGCAATTTCTACTGTGTCCCCAACATGATCATTATGACCATGTGTAAGAATAATAACATCTGCCTCAACTGAATCAGCTGTCAAGTCTGTTAATTCATTGCCAGTAATAAATGGATCAATAATAATTTTTTTATTGTGTGCTGTTACTTGTACAACTGCATGTCCGTGATATGAAACATCCATTTTATTCAACTCCTTATATAGTTGAATCAATTTCACAATGTATCATTTGTTATCAAAAAACGTATGAATTACACATTTAATAATGTTTTTATCCGTGTATTGTTTATTAACATGTTCAAGGTTAATAAACATGTTCGTTTTTTGATTTAAGAGTCATAATTATGAAATTAACTCAGTTAAAATGGTTAAATTAATAAGATAGTCCACTAAAACTTTACCCATTTTTATTTCTAGTTAAACGATTCACATGAAAAACCTAGCTTTCACTAAGTTTTTCATGTGGTGTTTTACTCATGAATTCAATAATGAAGTGGCATCCTTAAAAGTAAGTCCATGTGCCTTTGCAACTGCTTTATACGTTACAAATCCCTTCAACGTATTTAATCCTTTCAGCAGCGCAGAATCTTCTAAACAAGCTTTTTGGTAACCTTTCGTTGCAATGATATTCGCATAAGGTACAGTGACATTCGTTAATGCCAATGTAGAGGTTCTTGGAACTGCCCCTGGCATATTAGCTACAGCATAATGTAAAACACCATGCTTTTCATACGTTGGATTGTCATGGGTGGTTAACCTATCAATTGTCTCGAAAATGCCGCCTTGATCAATGGCAATATCAACAATAACAGAGCCCTTAGCCATTGTCTTTACATCCTCTGCTAAAACAAGCTTTGGTGCTTTTGCCCCAGGTATTAACACAGCCCCAATCACAAGGTCTGCTCGTTGAACCGATTCTGATATTGTAAGGGGGCTAGACATAATTGTTGATACTTCTTTTCCAAATAAATCATCAAGCTGCCTTAGCCGTTCCGGGTTTGTATCAAGTATCGTAACCTCTGCTCCTAATCCACAGGCAATTTTAGCCGCATTTGTACCGGCTACACCACCGCCTATAATCGTAACACGTCCCCTTTGTGTGCCTGGAACTCCAGCAAGCAAAATTCCTTTACCACCTTTTGGCTTTTCTAATAGTTGAGCACCGATTTGCGCAGCCATTCTACCGGCAACTTCACTCATTGGT includes:
- a CDS encoding metal-dependent hydrolase, with amino-acid sequence MDVSYHGHAVVQVTAHNKKIIIDPFITGNELTDLTADSVEADVIILTHGHNDHVGDTVEIAKKNNALVIAPYELAVYIGKNGIDIHPMNIGGAYDFDFGRVKLTQAFHGSSYQEPDGTVIYTGMPSGVLLTSEGKTIYHAGDTALFTDMKMIGERNSIDLAFLPIGDNLTMGPEDAKDAALWLNAKKVVPIHYDTFPAIKQDPEKFAQSLPEGIGLPLKVGEKYEL
- the ald gene encoding alanine dehydrogenase translates to MKIGIPAELKNNENRVAITPAGANQLIKSGHEVCIETNAGLGSGFTDEQYKDAGATIVKTATEAWSMDMVMKVKEPLKEEFSYFRDDLILFTYLHLAAEQELTKALINKKVTSIAYETVQLSNGALPLLTPMSEVAGRMAAQIGAQLLEKPKGGKGILLAGVPGTQRGRVTIIGGGVAGTNAAKIACGLGAEVTILDTNPERLRQLDDLFGKEVSTIMSSPLTISESVQRADLVIGAVLIPGAKAPKLVLAEDVKTMAKGSVIVDIAIDQGGIFETIDRLTTHDNPTYEKHGVLHYAVANMPGAVPRTSTLALTNVTVPYANIIATKGYQKACLEDSALLKGLNTLKGFVTYKAVAKAHGLTFKDATSLLNS